Genomic segment of Nocardioides plantarum:
CCCCACGGGACGGTCATGCCGAGTCGCGGGCAGGCCAGCCGCCCTTACGCTTGTGCCGTGTTCGTTGCCGGGGTGCTGCTGTCCGAACCGGTAGCGGCATTGCTGCGGCGCGCCATGAGCGATCACTCCGCGCAGCAGGAGCTGGGGGCGTACGAAGCCCGGGCTGACCGCGACTTGTACGGCTGGTCGGTCGACCATGAGCTGGTGTCCGTCGCCGGAATCTCGAACGACCGACCTGATGCCGAACTCCTGCACCTGGCAACCTCCTTGGAACACGAGCGCCATGGACACGCGGGCGCGCTGCTTCACGCCGCGTTCACCGAGTTGGCGCTGCGCCAGCTCGTAGCCGAGACCGACGGCGACGCCGTCGACTTCTACCGGATCACTGGATTCGAGATCGCGAGTGTCGCCTCTGCCTGGCCGGGGTCGCGGTACCGATGCACACTCAGGCGATAGTGCCCGTTGGTGCTGCCTGAGGGCGCGCGAGCCGCCGAGGATCGGGGTACCGCGGATCGGGGTACGTCGTCGCCTGGCGTCAGAACGCCGGGGCGATCCGG
This window contains:
- a CDS encoding GNAT family N-acetyltransferase; this encodes MFVAGVLLSEPVAALLRRAMSDHSAQQELGAYEARADRDLYGWSVDHELVSVAGISNDRPDAELLHLATSLEHERHGHAGALLHAAFTELALRQLVAETDGDAVDFYRITGFEIASVASAWPGSRYRCTLRR